A single genomic interval of Methylocystis sp. IM3 harbors:
- a CDS encoding DUF2336 domain-containing protein: MILRHFLCWAQTASAARRAEAADALARAYLHADLDPAQRREAEIALTSLADDPSPLVRRALAESLASAVDAPRALVSALACDQSEVASPILSRSPLLSEAELIDCAAIGDAFAQTAIALRARVSSGVCAALAEIGAREAAISLAINPGADIAEFSLRRMVERFGADGEAREALLSRPFLPAAVRNALVNAAAASLSAFVVNCGWLTPARAERLSREERDKANVIIVADTVEQDGRVGVRDLVQHLCASGQLTASLLLRGLLSDNRDLFEAALAELSGLRDDRVAGLTRDFRGAGFAALYARAGLPEKFLPAFRAVLAAQQAQGAERATDARLSLPLIRSAIAVCAGIGDAEFDPLMALLRRFEREAALEDARRETARLAAEALAPEALLAEPPAPEPPALAAPEPAPEAEPVPQPAPRPPLIDLAAFDAELRQAA, from the coding sequence ATGATCCTGCGTCATTTCCTTTGCTGGGCGCAGACCGCCAGCGCCGCACGGCGCGCGGAAGCCGCGGACGCGCTCGCGCGCGCCTATCTCCATGCCGATCTCGACCCGGCGCAGCGCCGCGAGGCCGAGATCGCGCTGACCTCGCTCGCCGACGATCCTTCGCCGCTGGTGCGCCGCGCGCTCGCCGAGAGCCTGGCGAGCGCCGTCGACGCGCCGCGCGCGCTCGTCTCGGCCCTGGCCTGCGACCAGTCCGAGGTCGCAAGCCCCATCCTGTCGCGCTCGCCCCTGCTGAGCGAGGCCGAGCTCATCGACTGCGCCGCCATCGGCGACGCCTTCGCGCAGACCGCCATCGCGCTGCGCGCCCGCGTGTCCTCCGGCGTCTGCGCCGCGCTGGCGGAGATCGGCGCACGCGAGGCGGCGATCTCGCTCGCGATCAATCCGGGCGCCGACATCGCCGAATTCTCTCTGCGCCGCATGGTGGAGCGGTTCGGCGCGGACGGCGAGGCGCGGGAGGCGCTTCTGTCGCGCCCCTTTCTGCCCGCGGCAGTACGCAACGCGCTCGTCAACGCCGCCGCCGCGAGTCTTTCGGCCTTCGTCGTCAACTGCGGCTGGCTCACGCCGGCGCGGGCGGAGCGGCTCTCGCGCGAGGAGCGCGACAAGGCCAATGTGATCATCGTCGCGGACACGGTCGAACAGGACGGCCGCGTCGGCGTGCGCGATCTGGTGCAGCATCTTTGCGCCTCCGGCCAGCTCACCGCAAGCCTGCTCCTGCGCGGGCTTCTCTCCGACAATCGCGACCTCTTCGAGGCGGCGCTCGCGGAATTGTCGGGACTAAGAGACGATCGCGTCGCCGGGCTGACGCGGGACTTTCGCGGCGCCGGCTTCGCGGCGCTCTACGCCCGCGCCGGCCTGCCCGAAAAATTCCTGCCCGCCTTCCGCGCCGTGCTGGCCGCGCAGCAGGCGCAGGGAGCGGAGCGAGCGACCGACGCGCGCCTGTCGCTTCCGCTGATCCGCAGCGCCATCGCCGTCTGCGCCGGCATCGGCGACGCCGAGTTCGATCCGCTGATGGCGCTGCTGCGCCGTTTCGAACGCGAAGCGGCGCTGGAGGACGCGCGCCGCGAGACCGCCCGCCTCGCTGCCGAGGCGTTGGCGCCCGAGGCGCTCCTTGCCGAACCGCCGGCCCCCGAACCGCCGGCCCTCGCCGCCCCGGAGCCGGCGCCGGAAGCTGAACCGGTTC